A genomic region of Haladaptatus sp. R4 contains the following coding sequences:
- the solA gene encoding N-methyl-L-tryptophan oxidase — protein sequence MTEYDTIVVGVGGMGSATAAHLAKRGENVLGLERYDIPHSMGSSHGVTRIIRKAYYEHPDYVPLLERAYELWDELDATHPTKLLHTTGCIVAGPEGSEKVAGARESCETHGLAYERLSAEEVDERYPGYELPEDFVAIFEPDGGFLHVEQCVVAHVNEAHRHGAEIRAREGVLDWEPTADGGVRVETREGSYTADTMVVTAGAWAANLLPMLRAEARPERQVLGWFQPDEPEAFQPDSFPVFTMGCEEGYFYGFPEYGVPGYKVGKYNHFHENVSPDDVGGPTPADERVLRDFTERYFPDAAGPTMRLETCLFTNSPDEHFIIDALPDHPQVVVGAGFSGHGFKLSSVVGEILADLAIDGESRHDIELFSLDRF from the coding sequence ATGACCGAATACGATACCATCGTCGTCGGCGTCGGCGGCATGGGAAGCGCGACGGCGGCCCACCTCGCAAAGCGCGGCGAGAACGTCTTGGGCCTGGAACGCTACGATATTCCGCATTCGATGGGGTCGTCACACGGCGTGACGCGAATCATCCGGAAGGCGTACTACGAGCACCCTGACTACGTCCCGCTGCTGGAGCGTGCCTACGAACTGTGGGACGAGTTGGATGCCACCCACCCCACAAAACTCCTCCACACGACCGGTTGTATCGTCGCTGGGCCGGAGGGCAGCGAGAAGGTCGCCGGTGCGCGCGAATCCTGTGAGACACACGGATTGGCGTACGAACGGCTTTCCGCCGAGGAGGTGGACGAACGATATCCGGGCTACGAACTGCCCGAGGACTTCGTCGCGATTTTCGAACCGGACGGCGGCTTCCTTCACGTCGAACAGTGCGTCGTCGCGCACGTGAACGAAGCACACCGACACGGCGCGGAGATTCGCGCCCGGGAGGGCGTCCTCGACTGGGAGCCAACCGCCGACGGCGGTGTCCGCGTCGAAACGAGGGAGGGGAGCTACACCGCCGACACGATGGTCGTCACGGCAGGCGCGTGGGCCGCAAACTTGCTCCCGATGCTGCGGGCCGAGGCGAGACCGGAGCGACAAGTGTTGGGGTGGTTCCAACCCGACGAACCCGAAGCGTTCCAACCCGATTCGTTCCCGGTCTTCACGATGGGTTGCGAGGAGGGCTACTTCTACGGCTTCCCGGAGTACGGCGTGCCCGGGTACAAGGTCGGCAAGTACAACCACTTCCACGAGAACGTCTCCCCGGACGACGTGGGCGGCCCGACGCCCGCCGACGAGCGCGTCCTCCGCGATTTCACGGAACGCTACTTCCCCGACGCGGCCGGACCGACGATGCGCTTGGAGACGTGTCTGTTCACCAACTCGCCGGACGAACACTTCATCATCGACGCGCTACCGGACCACCCGCAGGTCGTCGTCGGCGCGGGCTTTTCAGGCCACGGGTTCAAACTGTCGAGCGTCGTCGGCGAGATTCTGGCCGACCTCGCCATCGACGGCGAGAGTCGCCACGATATCGAGTTGTTCTCGCTCGACCGGTTCTGA
- a CDS encoding alpha/beta fold hydrolase — protein MQSVTSADGTAIAYERYGEGPPLVLLHGGSTHRYWEPLVPRFADDFTLVVPHRRGHGNSGDGGGYSLEREVTDVRTIIDTFDTEPIVFGHSFGGLLVIEAAREASIDRLIAYEPAVLVGEYRDRANLADRMQELLDAGERRDAMKQYVREVVHGGEIENFDTWLEAWPPWPGIVDLVENTVRMNRAIERYGLPDHLDVAAPTLLLTGTEGPPHLRESVRAVRDAVPNSRLVEFEGLGHGGPTEAPGRVVAEVRTFIDREK, from the coding sequence ATGCAATCGGTTACGTCCGCGGATGGAACGGCCATCGCATACGAACGGTACGGGGAGGGACCGCCGCTCGTCCTCCTACACGGCGGCTCTACCCATCGGTACTGGGAGCCACTCGTCCCGCGCTTCGCTGACGATTTCACGCTCGTCGTTCCACATCGACGAGGTCACGGGAACAGCGGAGACGGCGGCGGGTACAGCCTCGAACGTGAAGTAACAGACGTTCGTACGATAATCGACACGTTCGACACCGAACCGATCGTTTTCGGGCACTCCTTCGGTGGCCTTCTGGTGATCGAGGCCGCCCGTGAAGCATCGATCGATCGCCTCATTGCCTACGAACCGGCGGTTCTGGTCGGCGAATACAGGGACCGAGCGAATCTCGCGGACCGGATGCAAGAACTCCTCGACGCCGGGGAGCGTCGTGACGCGATGAAACAGTACGTCCGTGAGGTCGTTCACGGTGGCGAGATCGAGAATTTCGATACGTGGCTCGAAGCGTGGCCACCGTGGCCCGGCATCGTCGATCTGGTGGAGAACACGGTTCGAATGAATCGCGCCATCGAACGGTACGGTCTTCCCGACCATCTCGATGTCGCCGCACCCACGCTGTTGCTGACTGGAACCGAGGGACCGCCCCATCTCCGGGAGAGCGTCCGTGCGGTTCGTGATGCGGTTCCAAACAGCCGTCTGGTCGAGTTCGAGGGACTCGGTCACGGCGGACCGACGGAAGCGCCCGGCCGCGTCGTGGCCGAGGTTCGGACGTTCATCGACCGGGAGAAGTGA